The Populus nigra chromosome 4, ddPopNigr1.1, whole genome shotgun sequence genome contains the following window.
aaaaaaaagacatctttcataaaaaatgcataaattttaactttctagatatattttttcttcatgatttaattttcaatctctttcaaatatttattttgatcacagctgaattaaataaaaactagttttaaaaatagaCTCGTTGTCTTCATCCTTCCCTATATTCCCCGGTTATTGGCATCCATGTTATTTTTAGCTAGCAGAACTTCTTGTAGCaaacacttataaaatattttcttgtgtatTTATGTTTCACTTCTTACTAAtatgatcaatttttttgttttatcctttaattAGCTTTAAAAATGGATTAAGTAAAAACTAGCTTTAAAAATGGACTTGCTGTCTTCATCCCTACCTTATATTCCATagtttattatattaatgttaCTGTTGGCTACCGGAACTTCTTGTAGCGCAcgcttataatatattttccagTGCATCTATGTTTCACTTCTTATTAttatgatcaattttttttttctgtttctgcttttaattatatttcattttttataacctatcaatttatatatttttgaattcattgttttaaatgcaggcatcaattttttatttttcaattaataaatttaacaataccaaaaataaatattaatagcaCTAAAtactcctccttgttttgtttttttaaaaaataacttctcACACCATCATTTCTAGTACGGGCATTATAACTAAACCAACCTAATCAACTATTAGGATTAATTccataactttattttcatctcTTTAAGCTTGTTTGATaatctaataatatttattttttatttaaaaatatattaaaataatattttatttttattttttaaaatttatttttgaaaccaacatattaaaatatttttttaaaatatttttacagctGTAAACTAACTTTAACTTCTATACTGTGAAGAGCAAAAGAAGGTTGGCGTGCATTGCAAACTTTGCTAGCTATGTATTAGCTTGATCCAGCTGGAATGCTGGTTctttaataacaaaaatcacACCCTCTCTTGTTCACGAGCTATGTACCGTTTGAGACCGCGGACCATGAAATTAATAGCAGCAAAGCACTCATATCCACAGCCAGAGCGCGTCAACTCACGTGCTCATTCGCCTAGGATACCTGACGGGCATTCGCTGATTGCCAGCTGGAAGATAGTCAGCTGATCCCTCCACACTTCCCGATAAGAAAATTAGGGTACCACTATCTACTCCTTTCCACAGCTTCCAGCCTGTCACTTTAACACACACCCGTTTCCCTTCCATCCTTACCTAGGAGAAAAGTAGAGAGGGGTAATTTGGTCagtgaataaaaatgaaaactgTGCCTAAGCTGTATTCTTTTTTGTCGTGGTTTTAATAGTTACGCGAGTTACATCATGCTTGGCTCTCACGCTCCACATTCCGGTTTATGCTATTGGAGCGTGCAAGGCAAATGTTTGTTAAATGAAGGTGGGGATGGCGGGTCTTGTTCCTTCGTTTTGAATTAAGAAACGCGCTTCATTGCACCGTTGAGTCTCTTTTAGCTTACTGGCCAGTAGCCAACAAGTAACTCGAAAATGGCAAAACCCATCTCCAACTTTATTGTCTCTTTCTGAGCAATTTCTCTTACACACACttgtgtcctttttttttctttttttttttactttaattaaacACAAGTGGAAGAACCCCACTTACTGGACCTATATAAACACCCTCCTCCTCCAGCACAATCCCCACACCAAACAGATCAAACACAAGTATATCTTTGCTCGCTCTTCTAGTCCTTATCTAGTAGTCTACtccaaaaagatttattttttttaaaaaaaaacatggcgtCTTTACACTTCCAGTTCGCTCTGAAATCGCTCCTTCTAGTCTGTCTTTTTCATGTCTCTTTTGCTGCTAGGAAGCTTAATGAGCTAGTGCAAGATCAACCTCAACTCTTGCGATACCACGATGGGGCTCTTCTTTATGGTAAAATCTCAGTCAATCTCATCTGGTATGGCAAGTTCAAGCCATCCCAAAGAGCTATTATCTCTGATTTTGTCACCTCACTGTCAGTTTCACCATCATCGCTCAAAGACAGCCAACCTTCGGTAGCCAAGTGGTGGGAAACCACAGAAAAATACTACCATCTCACTTCGAAGAAAAACACCCTTTCCCTAACTCTAGGCACACAAATTCTCGATGCAAAATACTCGCTTGGAAAATCACTCACGGACAAACAGATCGTAGAGTTGGCCTCGAAGGGTGACCAAAAAGATGCTGTTAACATTGTACTCACATCTTCTGATGTTACAGTTGAAGGGTTTTGCTTAAATAGATGTGGCACTCATGGGTCTGCCTTGGGATCTAAAAGTGGCAACATGAAGGGCAAGAACTACAGGTTTGC
Protein-coding sequences here:
- the LOC133692677 gene encoding protein PHOSPHATE-INDUCED 1-like; this encodes MASLHFQFALKSLLLVCLFHVSFAARKLNELVQDQPQLLRYHDGALLYGKISVNLIWYGKFKPSQRAIISDFVTSLSVSPSSLKDSQPSVAKWWETTEKYYHLTSKKNTLSLTLGTQILDAKYSLGKSLTDKQIVELASKGDQKDAVNIVLTSSDVTVEGFCLNRCGTHGSALGSKSGNMKGKNYRFAYIWVGNSETQCPGYCAWPFHQPIYGPQNPPLVAPNNDVGLDGMVINLASLLAGTATNPFGNGYYQGPKEAPLEAASACPGVYGKGAYPGYAGNLLVDSTTGASYNAHGNNGRKYLLPALYDPSTSTCSTLV